The Gemmatimonadaceae bacterium region CGCGTTGCGTGGCGATGACGGTGAAGATGGGAATGAGCGAGAAGCCAAGCGCGGCGAGCACGACCTGCCGGATCGCGCGCCCTTCGGCACGCGGCGCCGCCGCGCCGAGGTCGACCGCGGTCATGCGATGTGCAGGATCTGGCGTGCGATCGTGAAATACGCGACGAGGCCGGTCACATCGACCAGCGACGCGACAAAGGGCGAAGACGCGATGGCCGGGTCGAAGTTGAGCCGCTTGAACAGCAGGGGCAGCATCGCGCCGACGACGGCTCCCACCATCACCACCGCGATCAGCGTGAGCGCCACGACGAGCGCCACGTCCGAGGCGGTGCCCCACATCAGTGCGCGCACATACCCGATCACCCCGAGCCCGGCGCCGAGCACCATGCCCTGACCCAGTTCGCGCCACAACACACGCAGCGCATCCGTGATCTCCACGTCACCCACGGCCAGCGCGCGCGTGATCAGCGTCGCCGACTGCGAGCCCGAGTTGCCGCCCGACGAGATGATGAGCGGGATGAACAGCGTCAGGGCCAGCACCGCGGCGAGCGTGTCTTCGTAGTGACGCATCGCGGTGCCGGTGAACATCTCGCCGATGAAAAGAAAGACGAGCCATCCGACCCGTTTGCGCGCCACGCTCCAGAAGCTCGCCTGGAAGTACGGCGCCTCCAGCGGCTGCACGGCGCCGAGGCGCTGCACGTCTTCGGTCTGGACGTCGTGGATGGCGTCGATGACGTCGTCGACCGTGATGACGCCGATGATGCGATCGAACGCGTCGACCACGGGTACGGCCACCAGGTCATACTCCGAGGTGATGCGCGTGACCTCCTCGCGATCGGCGGTGGCGGGGAGCTTGACGACCTCGGTCCATGCGATGTCGGCGAGCCGGGATCCCTCCGGGGCGGCCAGCAGCTCGCGCAGCGAGAGCACGCCCACGAGCGTGCCGCGCTCATCGGTCACGTACAGCGCGTGCATTGCTTCCTTGCGTCCGCTGCGCGCCGCGACCCGCACCTGTGCCAGCGCCTGTTCCACCGTGAGCTCCCTCGCGATCCCGACGAACTCGGTCGTCATCAGGCCGCCGGCGGTGTCCGGGTCGAACTGGAGCAGCCGCTCTGTTTCCTGGCGGGCTTCCTTCGGGAGGTCCTGCAGGATCTCGTCGGCGGTCGCCTCTTCGAGATCCTCGAGCACGTCGGCGCGATCGTCGGGCGTCATCGCGCCGACGAGTTGCGCCGCCTGCTCGGTGGTCATGTGCTCGAGCAGTTCGGTGCGGAGCTGCTCGTCGAGATAGCCGACCACGTCGGCGGCCCGCGCGGCGCCGAGCACGCGCAGAAAGTCGCCAAGCCGCTCGCGAGGCAACAGCTCGGCAACATCCGCGAGGTCCTTGGGGTGGATCTCCTCGGTCTCGACCGCAAGGTCGGCCGGCGACTCCTCGAGCAACGCGAGGATGTCGGGCGCGAGCAGCGCAGCGAGTGGCTTGTCGGATCCGTGTGAAAGACTCATGTGCCGCCAGCTGAAGGCGCCGCCGCGCGGCGCTTGGACGTCCTGCGGTCGTCAGGGCGCGCCGGCTGTTCGCAGGCTCGCCAGGACCGGTCG contains the following coding sequences:
- the mgtE gene encoding magnesium transporter, with amino-acid sequence MSLSHGSDKPLAALLAPDILALLEESPADLAVETEEIHPKDLADVAELLPRERLGDFLRVLGAARAADVVGYLDEQLRTELLEHMTTEQAAQLVGAMTPDDRADVLEDLEEATADEILQDLPKEARQETERLLQFDPDTAGGLMTTEFVGIARELTVEQALAQVRVAARSGRKEAMHALYVTDERGTLVGVLSLRELLAAPEGSRLADIAWTEVVKLPATADREEVTRITSEYDLVAVPVVDAFDRIIGVITVDDVIDAIHDVQTEDVQRLGAVQPLEAPYFQASFWSVARKRVGWLVFLFIGEMFTGTAMRHYEDTLAAVLALTLFIPLIISSGGNSGSQSATLITRALAVGDVEITDALRVLWRELGQGMVLGAGLGVIGYVRALMWGTASDVALVVALTLIAVVMVGAVVGAMLPLLFKRLNFDPAIASSPFVASLVDVTGLVAYFTIARQILHIA